Genomic DNA from Deltaproteobacteria bacterium:
GACGGCCCCGAGGGCCGCACGGCGGGCCGCATCGTGGAGGTCGAGGCGTATCGCGGCCCGGCCGACCGCGCCGCGCACAGCTCGGGCGGCCGCCGCACGCCGCGCAACGAGGTGATGTATGGGCCTCCGGGGTACGCTTACGTCTACTTCATCTACGGGATGTACTTCTGCATGAACGTCGTCTGCCAGCCGGCCGGCGTGCCCGAGGCGGTGCTGCTGCGCGCGCTCGAGCCGCTGGAGGGCGTCGAGCTGATGCGGCGCCGGCGCGAGCTGGCCGAGGGGCCGGAGTGGCGCCTCTGCCGAGGCCCGGGGGCGCTCTGCCGGGCGCTCGGCATCGGGCGGGCCGAGAACGGCGCCGACCTGGTCCGCGGGCCGTTGCGGATCGTCGACGCGCCGCCCGTGCCGGCCGCTCGGGTGGCCCGGACGGCGCGCATCGGCGTCGCCTACGCGGGGGCGGACGCGGCGCGTCCCTGGCGGTTCCTCGTGCGCGGCAGCCCGGCGGTGTCCGGGCCGCGCGTGCCGTGACCCGCCCCCAGAATCGGATCAGCCGCCGAACCAGGAGCCGTGAAAGTAGCGCACGATGGCGGCGAGGAGAATCCCGAGCCCCGCCGCGGTGGGCACGAGCTCGCGGACGCCCTGCCAGGCCGATCGCCCCGTGAACGGCAGGAACGGCGTCTCGTCGTAGAAGGGGCGGAACCTCGGGTCGGTCGCGAGCTTGCGGCGGTCCTGGTGCGCGGCCCCGACGACCGCGAAGAGCGGGAACCCGCCGAAGAAAGCGACGTCGGCCGTGCTCCCGTTGGGCACGAGGTGCAGCAGGCCGAACAGCGCGATGCCCATCATGAGCGGATGGCGCGTGATGCGAAACGCGCCGCGCGGCGTCGGGTTGCCCGGCACGACCGCCGCCGGGCTCGGCCGAACGAGCGCCGCCACGATGAGCACGAACGCGAGCCCCATCCCCGCGTAGATCGTCCAGCGGAGCGCCGTGCCGAGCGGCACCGTCCACAGCCACGGGCCGGCGTGCTTGTGCGCGAAGTAGGTCCACACGAGCGGGATGAAGAAGGCGAAGGCGACGAGCGAGTAGAGGCCGCGGAACGCGTTCTCGCCGATCCGGGCGACGAGGCCCCGCCGCACGGGCAGGCTCGACAGCGTGAGGTGAGATCCCGCGAAGCCGAGCCAGAGGAGGATGATCCGCATCGCTGGGGACATGGCGCGCCTCCCGGCGCCAGCGGCTGGCGCCTCGATGATGACGGCGTCAACATCTAGCGCCACAAGTTGACTCTGTCAACATTCCCTGGCAGGACGGACGGCGTGCGGAGGGCGGCCGCCGCGGGCGCGCCGGCAGGCCGGCGTCGGGCTTACCACCACGGGAACCTGCGTGCCGCGCTGGTGGCGGCAGCCACCGCGCTGCTCGAGGCCGGGGGCCCGCTCGGGGTGACGCTCCGGGGAGCGGCCCGCCGGGCGGGCGTCTCGCAGACGGCGCCCTATCGTCACTTCCCCGACAAGAGCGCCCTCCTCGCCGCCGTCGCCGAGGAGGGATTCCGCGGGCTCGGCCGGGCGATCGTCCGGGCCGCCCGGCCGCACCGGGGCGATCCCGTCCCCGCCCTCCAGGCGATGGCGGTGGCGATCGTCCGCTTCGCGGCGGCGCACCCCTCGCACTATCGCCTGATGAGCGGGCCGGCCGTCCGGGGCCGGGACCATCCTCCGCTGCGCGAGGCCGCGGTCGCGGCCTGGCAGCTGCTCACCGGAGCCGTCCGGGACTGCCAGCGCGCGGGGAGAATCCGGGCCGGCGATCCCGCCGAGCTCGCCTTCGCGCTCTGGTGCCTCGTGCACGGCCTCGCGGTGCTCGCGGTGGATGACCAGATCCCGGCGGAGGTCCTCCACGCCGTACCCCTGGAGCGGCTGGCCGAGCACGCCACGCGGTGCCTGCTCGAGGGGCTGGCCCGGCGCGGCTGAGGCGTCCCTAGCCCGGCCGCCGTGCCTCGAGGACGACCGGCATGCCGGCCGAGGGCGCAACGGTGACGGTGCGCAGCACGGGGCGCATCCGGTAGCCGGGCGCGACCCGCAGGTCGACGCGCGCGAGCAGCTCGGCGAGCACGACCTTCATCTCGTAGGTCGCGAACGCCGCGCCGAGGCACCGCCGGTCCCCGCCCCCGAACGGGAGAAAGGCGTAGGGGCTCGGCCGGGCGCCGACGAAGCGCTCGGGCGCGAAGCGCTCGGGGTCGGGCCAGAGGTCGGGCCGGTGGTGGGTCAGGTAGATCGACGCCGAGACGCCCACGCCCGCGGGCAGGTCGAGGCCGCCGATCCGGGCCGGTGCCTTCAGCACCCGGAGGACGTTGGTGGCCACGGGCGTCAGCCGGGCGGACTCCTTGATGACGGCATCGAGGTACTCGAGCTTCACGACGTGCTCGGGCCCCACGGGTCCCCCGTCGAGGACCCGCCCCAGCTCGGCGCGCATCTTCTCGAGGACGTCGGGCCGGGGGAGCACGTGATGGAGCACCCACGCAAGCGACGTCGCGGTGGTCTCGTGGCCGGCCATGAGGAGCGTGAACATCTCGTCCAGCAGCTCCTCGTCCTGCATCGCCTCGCCGTGCTCGTCACGGGCCTCGATCAGCATCGACAGCACATCGGAGCGCCCGCCCGTCCCCTCCCGGCGGCGCCGCGCGATCTCGGCCAGGAGGATTGCCGCGAAGTCCCGCCGATCCCGCACGAAGCGGCCCCACGGCGAGAAGCGCCCGAGGTCGATGCGCAGCGCCGGGATGAAGAGGAATGCCGCTGCCGAGCTGTTGGCGAGCGCGAGGAGCCGGAGGAGGCACGCCCGCAGGCGCGCGAGCTCCTCTCCTTCGTCGATTCCGAAGACGGCGCGCAGGATCACGTCGAGCGTGATCGCCTGCAGCTCGCGGTGCACCGGGAACGGACGGCCGAGCGACCAGGTGTCGATCACGCGGCGGGTGATCTCCCGCATGATGCGCCCGTAGACGTGGATGCGTTCGCCGTGGAACGGCGGCAGCAGGAGCTTGCGCTCCCGGAAGTGACGGGCGCCGTCGAGCACGAGGAGCGAGTGCCAGCCCAGGATGGGGCCGAGCACCCAGGCATTCCCTTCGCCGCCGCGCAGCTCGTCGGGGTCGCCCGCGAAGATGTCCCTGATGGCCTCGGGGTCCGCGAAGATCACCGTCGGCGGCTGCCCGAGGGCGCGCGCCGTGAAGCAATGGCCCCAGCGGCGCCCGCTCTCCTCCACGGCCTCATACGGCCGGCGAACGTAGCGGAGGCTCTGGAAGAGCGGCGGTCGCCGCGGCCCGGGGGGAAGAGCCGCGCGTGGGGACGGACCCGCCGTCCGAGCGGGCGGCGCCTGGAACCGGGGTTCGGCCAGCATGGGATCTACCTCCCGGGCCTGGCTCAGCGCGGGAGCAGGCCCTGCATGGTGATGTCGGCGTAGAGCGGCAGGACGGTCTCGTACGGGTAGTAGCGCTGGTTGTGCACCTGGTTCAGGGCGTCGCCGCCGACGAACAGGATGAACGCCGCGCACTGGGGGTCGACGTCGCGCAGCGTCCCCTCGCGGATGCCGTCGCGGATGACGTCGGCCATCATGGCGACGTTCTGCGTCACGAGCTGCTCGTGCAGCTCGTCGACGAGCGGCGCGAACACGATCTCCTCGTCACGCCGGAAGACGGAGTTGATCAGGGAGTTCTCGCGGTTGAACGCGACGCTCGCCTGGGCGAGGCGTCCGAGCCGCTCGACCGCGGTCCCCGGGCCGGCGAGCGCCCGGCGGGCCCGCGCGAGCCAGGCCTCGTGCAGCTCGCGCACGACCGCGCGAAAGACGTCTTCCTTGCTCTCGAAGTAGCGGTAGATCGTGCCGGCGGAGACCCCCGCCTCGCGCGCGATCTCGGCGATGCCGGTGCGCCGGTAGCCGAAGGTCGCGAAGCGCCGTTCGGCCGCGGCGAGGATGCGCTCGCGCGCTGCGGAAGCAGCCTCGGCGACCGCCGTCTTTGGCATAGTGAACGATTAATTCAGTTGTTCATTTCGTGTCAATAGCCTTGGAACGGGCTCCTTGGGGATGGCCGGACGTGGACGCCTTGCAGGCGCGTCCGCAGCTCGTTACGGTATGCAACTGAGTATTACTGCAAGGAGTACCGATGGCGCATCGAAAGACGGCGATTGCCATCCCCGAGGACGTCCTCGACGAGGTCGACCGGGCGGCGCGCGCGCGCGGCGAATCACGCAGCCGTTTCATCAGTCGAATCCTCCGCCTGGCAATGCGGGCACGCCGCGACGCCGAGATCACCCGGCGCCTCGACGCCCTGTTCGCGAACGAGCCCCTTGCCGAGGAGCAGCGCCGCGAGGCTGAAGACCTCGGCGGGCTCGCGGTCGACTGGAGCGACGAGCACTGGTGATGCACCAAGGCGAGGTCTACTGGCTCCGCTTCACCGGTGAAGGTTCAGAACCGCGCGGACGGCGACCCGCCGTCGTCGTACAGCATGATCGATTCAACCGGAGTGCTATCCGGACGACGGTGGTCGCGGCCGTCACCTCGAACCTGCGACTGGCCGCGATGCCCGGCAACGTCCGGCTCCGCAGGGGTGAGGCGAACGTACCTCGCCCGAGCGTCGTCAATGTGAGCCAGCTCCTGACCATCGATCGCGGGCGGCTCACGGAATGCCTGGGGACTCTGGGCAGCGAACGTCTCCGCGACGTTCGACGCGGTCTTGCACTGCTCTTCGGAATCGAGTCCGCCGACACCTGATCCGTCGGAGCCAGGCACCGGGCCTTCTAGCGCGTCACGCGGTCGACGATCTCCATCACGTCCAGCGTCTGGACCTTGTCCTCCAGGTCCTTTGCCTTGATGCCGTCGGACAGCATCGTCATGCAGAACGGACACGAGACCGCGATCACCTCCGGGTCCGACTCGAGCGCCTGGTCGGTGCGCAGCAGGTTGACCCGCTTGTCCGGGTCCTCCTCGATCCACATGCGCCCGCCGCCCGCGCCGCAGCACATGCCGAAGCGCCGGTGGCGCTTCATCTCGACGAGCTCCGCGCCCGCGCTGCCGAGGACCGCCCGCGGCTCGTCGTAGACCTCGTTGAAGCGGCCGTAGTAGCAGGAGTCGTGGTAGACGGTCTTTTTCCGGAACTCCGCCGGCACCCGGAGCCGCCCCTCGGCGATCAAGCGCCGCACGAGGTCGGCGGCGTGGATGACCTCATAGCGGCCGCCGAACTGCACGAACTCGTTCTTCACGGTGTTGAAGCAGTGCGGACAGTTCACGACGATCTTCTTCACGTGGTAGGTGTTGAAGGTCTCGATGCAGGCCTGCGCCATCGACTGGTAGAGGTACTCGTTGCCGAGGCGGCGGGCCGTCTCGCCGTTGCACAGCTCTTCCTTGCCGAGGCAGGCGAAGTCCACGCCGGCCTTCTTGAGGAGCCGGGCGAAGGCCTGCGTCGTCTTCTTGTTCCGGTCGTCGAAGGCGCCGGCGCAGCCGACGTAGTAGAGGTACTCCGCCTCGGGCTTCTCGGCGAGCGTCGGGACGTCCAGCCCCGCGGCCCAGTCGAAGCGCTTCTCGGCGCCGATGCCCCACGGGTTCGACTGCGTCTCCATGCCCTTGA
This window encodes:
- a CDS encoding DNA-3-methyladenine glycosylase, which produces MSARALPRRLYLQPTLRVARALLGKTLVHDGPEGRTAGRIVEVEAYRGPADRAAHSSGGRRTPRNEVMYGPPGYAYVYFIYGMYFCMNVVCQPAGVPEAVLLRALEPLEGVELMRRRRELAEGPEWRLCRGPGALCRALGIGRAENGADLVRGPLRIVDAPPVPAARVARTARIGVAYAGADAARPWRFLVRGSPAVSGPRVP
- a CDS encoding TetR/AcrR family transcriptional regulator, yielding MTLSTFPGRTDGVRRAAAAGAPAGRRRAYHHGNLRAALVAAATALLEAGGPLGVTLRGAARRAGVSQTAPYRHFPDKSALLAAVAEEGFRGLGRAIVRAARPHRGDPVPALQAMAVAIVRFAAAHPSHYRLMSGPAVRGRDHPPLREAAVAAWQLLTGAVRDCQRAGRIRAGDPAELAFALWCLVHGLAVLAVDDQIPAEVLHAVPLERLAEHATRCLLEGLARRG
- a CDS encoding cytochrome P450; its protein translation is MLAEPRFQAPPARTAGPSPRAALPPGPRRPPLFQSLRYVRRPYEAVEESGRRWGHCFTARALGQPPTVIFADPEAIRDIFAGDPDELRGGEGNAWVLGPILGWHSLLVLDGARHFRERKLLLPPFHGERIHVYGRIMREITRRVIDTWSLGRPFPVHRELQAITLDVILRAVFGIDEGEELARLRACLLRLLALANSSAAAFLFIPALRIDLGRFSPWGRFVRDRRDFAAILLAEIARRRREGTGGRSDVLSMLIEARDEHGEAMQDEELLDEMFTLLMAGHETTATSLAWVLHHVLPRPDVLEKMRAELGRVLDGGPVGPEHVVKLEYLDAVIKESARLTPVATNVLRVLKAPARIGGLDLPAGVGVSASIYLTHHRPDLWPDPERFAPERFVGARPSPYAFLPFGGGDRRCLGAAFATYEMKVVLAELLARVDLRVAPGYRMRPVLRTVTVAPSAGMPVVLEARRPG
- a CDS encoding TetR/AcrR family transcriptional regulator, which produces MPKTAVAEAASAARERILAAAERRFATFGYRRTGIAEIAREAGVSAGTIYRYFESKEDVFRAVVRELHEAWLARARRALAGPGTAVERLGRLAQASVAFNRENSLINSVFRRDEEIVFAPLVDELHEQLVTQNVAMMADVIRDGIREGTLRDVDPQCAAFILFVGGDALNQVHNQRYYPYETVLPLYADITMQGLLPR
- a CDS encoding ribbon-helix-helix protein, CopG family: MAHRKTAIAIPEDVLDEVDRAARARGESRSRFISRILRLAMRARRDAEITRRLDALFANEPLAEEQRREAEDLGGLAVDWSDEHW
- a CDS encoding type II toxin-antitoxin system PemK/MazF family toxin codes for the protein MVMHQGEVYWLRFTGEGSEPRGRRPAVVVQHDRFNRSAIRTTVVAAVTSNLRLAAMPGNVRLRRGEANVPRPSVVNVSQLLTIDRGRLTECLGTLGSERLRDVRRGLALLFGIESADT